A section of the Arabiibacter massiliensis genome encodes:
- a CDS encoding LemA family protein, translating to MSIALIAVVIIVLVVVVAAIGLYNNLVKLRNMVDNAWAQIDVQLQRRLDLIPNLVETVKGYASHERGTLEEVTQARTAVMNAPSPAGKMQADGILTGALKNLFAVAEAYPDLKANTNFQQLQTELANTEDKISYMRQSYNDTVMKYNTAIQTFPAVLVAGMMGFKERQSFDAAAGADVVPTVQF from the coding sequence ATGAGCATCGCATTGATCGCAGTAGTTATCATCGTTCTTGTCGTGGTCGTCGCCGCTATCGGGTTGTACAACAACCTCGTGAAGCTGCGAAACATGGTGGACAACGCCTGGGCGCAGATCGACGTCCAGCTGCAGCGCCGCCTCGACCTCATCCCCAACCTCGTCGAAACCGTGAAGGGCTACGCTTCGCACGAGCGCGGCACGCTCGAAGAGGTGACGCAGGCGCGCACCGCCGTCATGAACGCCCCCTCGCCGGCCGGCAAGATGCAGGCCGACGGCATTCTGACCGGCGCGCTCAAGAACCTGTTCGCCGTCGCCGAGGCCTACCCCGACCTCAAGGCCAACACGAACTTCCAACAGCTGCAAACCGAGCTGGCCAACACCGAGGATAAGATCAGCTACATGCGCCAGAGCTACAACGACACGGTCATGAAGTACAACACGGCCATCCAGACGTTCCCCGCCGTGCTCGTCGCGGGCATGATGGGCTTCAAGGAGCGCCAGAGCTTCGACGCGGCCGCCGGCGCCGACGTCGTCCCCACCGTGCAGTTCTAA
- the ispE gene encoding 4-(cytidine 5'-diphospho)-2-C-methyl-D-erythritol kinase: MTNEHAAETPRLGRETDDPCLVDMLDVARVAQQVETSAFRVPGAIRVVAPAKVNLFLDIGGKRPDGYHEAVSIMHALALHDTLLMRRTPGRGEGLSIQLTCRACEGTAPLDVAPEDNIVTKAIRLLARLTGRDAAEGVAVHVEKHIPSQAGLGGGSSDAAAALVGAARLWGLAADDPRIEEAARSLGADVAFFLHGGCACLTGVGDVFDHELAPMTSCVALVKPEGGVSTAAAYRAFDADPVRIPDADREAALAARDAADVPLRNNLVQASEELLPVLADVRAWAEASPDVEQALMSGSGSAVFACCPSFDAAARVAAQAQARGWWARATMFSSARAAVLPAR, encoded by the coding sequence ATGACCAACGAACACGCTGCCGAAACCCCCCGCCTGGGCCGCGAGACCGACGACCCCTGCCTCGTGGATATGCTCGACGTGGCCCGCGTAGCCCAGCAGGTGGAGACGTCCGCGTTCCGCGTGCCGGGGGCCATCCGCGTCGTCGCGCCCGCCAAGGTGAACCTGTTCCTCGACATCGGCGGGAAGCGCCCCGACGGCTACCACGAGGCCGTCAGCATCATGCACGCGCTCGCGCTTCACGATACGCTGCTCATGCGCCGCACGCCGGGACGGGGCGAGGGGCTCTCCATCCAGCTGACCTGCCGCGCGTGCGAGGGAACGGCTCCGCTCGACGTGGCGCCCGAGGACAACATCGTGACGAAGGCCATCCGCCTGCTCGCCCGCCTGACCGGCCGCGACGCCGCCGAGGGCGTGGCCGTGCACGTGGAGAAGCACATCCCCTCCCAAGCCGGCCTCGGCGGCGGCTCGTCCGATGCCGCCGCCGCGCTCGTGGGGGCGGCGCGCCTGTGGGGCCTTGCCGCCGACGACCCGCGCATCGAGGAGGCGGCCCGCTCGCTCGGTGCCGACGTGGCGTTCTTCCTGCACGGCGGGTGCGCGTGCCTCACGGGCGTCGGCGACGTGTTCGACCACGAGCTCGCGCCCATGACCTCCTGCGTCGCCCTCGTCAAGCCCGAGGGGGGCGTGTCCACCGCCGCGGCCTACCGCGCCTTCGACGCCGACCCCGTGCGCATTCCCGATGCCGATCGCGAAGCCGCCCTCGCCGCGCGCGACGCCGCCGACGTGCCGCTGCGCAACAACCTGGTGCAAGCGTCCGAGGAGCTGCTGCCCGTGCTGGCAGACGTGCGCGCGTGGGCGGAGGCGTCGCCGGACGTGGAGCAGGCGCTCATGTCCGGCAGCGGCTCGGCGGTGTTCGCGTGCTGCCCGTCGTTCGACGCCGCCGCGCGCGTCGCGGCCCAGGCGCAGGCGCGCGGCTGGTGGGCCCGCGCCACGATGTTCTCCTCGGCCCGCGCTGCGGTGCTGCCCGCACGCTGA
- a CDS encoding nucleoside deaminase yields the protein MTDEDYMRMAIDEARRAEQLGEVPIGAVVVYEPIDPATRRPLAEPRVIARACNLRETTKDPAGHAEFLAMKQAASELDAWRLTGCTVYVTLEPCIMCAGLMHQARIDRCVYGAADPKAGALGTLYAIHADERLNHTFETTPHILGDECAELLRSFFARRRKKRTEAS from the coding sequence ATGACTGACGAAGACTACATGCGCATGGCGATCGACGAGGCGCGCCGGGCCGAGCAGCTGGGCGAAGTGCCCATCGGCGCGGTCGTGGTGTACGAGCCCATCGATCCCGCCACGCGCCGCCCGCTCGCCGAGCCGCGCGTCATCGCGCGCGCGTGCAACCTGCGCGAGACGACGAAGGATCCCGCCGGTCACGCCGAGTTCCTGGCCATGAAGCAGGCGGCCTCCGAACTGGACGCGTGGCGTCTCACCGGCTGCACCGTGTACGTGACGCTCGAGCCGTGCATCATGTGCGCCGGCCTCATGCACCAGGCGCGCATCGACCGCTGCGTGTACGGCGCGGCCGACCCGAAGGCCGGCGCGCTCGGCACGCTGTACGCCATCCATGCCGACGAGCGCCTCAACCACACCTTCGAAACCACCCCCCACATCCTCGGCGACGAGTGCGCCGAGCTCCTGCGCAGCTTCTTCGCGCGCAGGAGGAAGAAGCGAACGGAAGCCTCATGA
- a CDS encoding DUF3644 domain-containing protein, with product MNDSEHKTSDRLIKKSREAFVLAVELYNRPSIRYRVEGCAFFLCNAWELMLKAKLIKDKGLPFIYYKDNPSRTKNLEQCIALVFTNAKDPLRRNLESIIRLRNTSTHFIVEEYEQVYAGLFQSCVTNFDEKLFEFHGVRISDDIPRNFLMLSMSANPTTPDIIRAKYSPEVAEKFLFDENEVIQEQIIQSNQRFCSVVRTELVVVKDPKKADFAIVPDPSASSSVRVAKVLQDPHNTHPLSVGKVVDHVNKRLSKDGICLMANGESKKFTTNDWKLFMNFYAIKENPAYAYRHVIGRSEHYTYSMRVVDFILNEISSNPCGVVDDLKRALKRRSEATPGAKEF from the coding sequence ATGAACGATTCGGAACACAAAACCTCCGACAGACTCATAAAAAAGTCTCGTGAGGCATTTGTTCTTGCCGTGGAGCTATATAACCGTCCCAGTATACGATATCGCGTCGAGGGTTGCGCATTCTTCTTATGCAATGCTTGGGAGCTGATGCTTAAGGCGAAGCTGATTAAGGATAAAGGGCTGCCATTCATCTATTACAAAGACAATCCCAGTAGAACGAAAAATTTGGAGCAATGCATAGCACTTGTGTTTACCAATGCCAAAGACCCGCTCCGGCGAAATCTTGAATCTATAATCAGATTGAGGAATACGAGCACGCATTTCATCGTTGAAGAGTACGAGCAAGTGTATGCCGGGCTATTCCAATCTTGCGTTACAAACTTCGACGAAAAGCTCTTTGAATTCCACGGCGTACGTATAAGCGACGACATTCCCCGCAACTTCCTTATGCTGTCGATGTCTGCGAATCCAACCACCCCTGACATAATCAGGGCTAAATACTCTCCTGAAGTTGCCGAGAAGTTTCTATTCGACGAAAACGAAGTCATTCAGGAGCAGATTATCCAGTCGAATCAGAGATTCTGTTCCGTCGTAAGAACCGAGCTCGTAGTGGTCAAGGATCCGAAGAAAGCGGATTTTGCCATAGTGCCCGATCCCAGCGCATCATCAAGCGTTCGGGTGGCTAAGGTTCTCCAAGACCCGCATAACACTCACCCTCTATCTGTCGGCAAAGTCGTAGATCACGTGAACAAACGGCTGAGTAAGGACGGAATTTGCCTCATGGCAAACGGCGAATCCAAAAAGTTCACTACCAATGACTGGAAACTTTTCATGAATTTCTACGCGATCAAAGAGAACCCGGCCTATGCGTATCGTCACGTTATTGGGAGAAGCGAGCATTATACGTACTCGATGCGCGTGGTCGATTTCATTTTGAATGAAATATCGAGTAACCCATGTGGAGTGGTGGACGATTTGAAAAGAGCGCTTAAACGAAGAAGCGAGGCGACCCCAGGGGCAAAGGAATTCTAA
- a CDS encoding citrate/2-methylcitrate synthase, with translation MIDEKQIALFENFKAINSIDPAKYEQHDVKRGLRNADGTGVVAGLTNIANVHGYVVSDGEKTPDDGLLRYRGYDVYDLLDVDGTDRRFNYEEVAYLLLMGELPTQDQLDRFVAALDAERELPDGFTASMIMRDTPPDIMNMLQRCILLLYAYDAEAEDRSAHHEVSTAISLISRLPRIMVLTYYAKRARFDNGSMIMHRFVPGQSTAETILSMLRPDRQFTVDEARMLDIMLCLHAEHGGGNNSTFTTRVLTSADTDPYSTYAAAIGALKGWKHGGANHQVLAMQQDVKQNVRNWGDEGEVADYLAKIVRKEAFDQTGLVYGMGHAVYTKSDPRAIICKRYAEKLAAGTEFEAEFNLLKSIERLAPEVILREKGTSKDMCANIDMYSGFVYSMMGIPEDLFTPLFACARMSGWAAHRFEEIVSGKRIIRPAYKSVRKGKRDYIPMSER, from the coding sequence ATGATTGACGAAAAGCAGATCGCCCTGTTCGAGAACTTCAAAGCGATCAATTCGATCGACCCCGCCAAGTACGAGCAGCACGACGTGAAGCGGGGCCTGCGCAACGCCGACGGCACGGGCGTGGTGGCCGGGCTCACGAACATCGCGAACGTGCACGGCTACGTCGTGTCCGACGGCGAGAAGACGCCCGACGACGGCCTTCTGCGCTATCGCGGCTACGACGTGTACGACCTGCTGGACGTCGACGGCACCGACCGCCGCTTCAACTACGAGGAAGTGGCGTACCTGCTGCTCATGGGCGAGCTGCCCACGCAGGACCAGCTCGACCGCTTCGTCGCCGCGCTCGACGCCGAGCGCGAGCTGCCCGACGGCTTCACTGCGTCCATGATCATGCGCGACACCCCGCCCGACATCATGAACATGCTGCAGCGCTGCATCCTGCTGCTGTACGCCTACGACGCCGAGGCCGAGGACCGCTCGGCGCATCACGAGGTGAGCACCGCCATCTCGCTCATCTCGCGCCTGCCGCGCATCATGGTGCTGACGTACTACGCCAAGCGCGCGCGCTTCGACAACGGCTCCATGATCATGCACCGCTTCGTCCCGGGCCAGTCCACGGCCGAGACCATCCTGTCCATGCTGCGCCCCGACCGCCAGTTCACCGTCGACGAGGCGCGCATGCTCGACATCATGCTGTGTCTGCACGCCGAGCACGGCGGCGGCAACAACTCCACGTTCACCACGCGCGTGCTCACCTCGGCCGACACTGATCCGTACTCCACGTACGCGGCCGCCATCGGCGCGCTCAAGGGCTGGAAGCACGGCGGCGCGAACCATCAGGTGCTCGCCATGCAGCAGGACGTGAAGCAGAACGTGAGGAACTGGGGCGACGAGGGCGAGGTGGCCGACTACCTGGCCAAGATCGTGCGCAAGGAGGCGTTCGACCAGACGGGCCTCGTGTACGGCATGGGCCATGCGGTGTACACGAAGAGCGACCCGCGCGCCATCATCTGCAAGCGCTACGCCGAGAAGCTGGCCGCCGGCACCGAGTTCGAGGCCGAGTTCAACCTGCTCAAGTCCATCGAGCGCCTGGCCCCCGAGGTCATCCTGCGCGAGAAGGGCACGAGCAAGGACATGTGCGCGAACATCGACATGTACTCCGGCTTCGTGTACTCGATGATGGGCATTCCCGAGGACCTGTTCACGCCGCTGTTCGCGTGCGCGCGCATGTCCGGCTGGGCCGCGCACCGCTTCGAGGAGATCGTCTCCGGCAAGCGCATCATCCGCCCCGCATACAAGTCCGTGCGCAAAGGCAAGCGCGACTACATCCCCATGTCCGAACGCTAG
- a CDS encoding glycine betaine ABC transporter substrate-binding protein has translation MEALFTLLVEKRDWFWDLLVQHVAISLAAVLMAAVIGLALGIAIVQWRRGAKPVLALVNFVYTIPSIALFGFLIPVTGIGDITAIVALTVYALLPMVRNTYTGLTTIEPAVVEAARGMGSTDRQLLYRVELPLAAPVIMGGIRNMATMTIALAGIASFIGAGGLGVAIYRGITTNNLAMTLAGSVLIAVLAIAVDLLLGLAEKRTRRHLEPSRVRRRRRAAAPAAAGAPAAGATGTFTQADADALLDDGEVTHMPEFPDAEGREARRQIASALTPRRRGVTVVALVAALALVGAGAFAFSQRDAAGDAAGGSTVTMATKPMTEQYILSEMLKTLIERDTNLTVDIVPGIGGGTYNIHTGMERSDFDMYPEYTGTAWTTVLKRDELYDESMFDELAQGYHDQFGFEWVGKYGFNNTFGIAVRKDVAERYNLRTYSDLAKVAGELTFGAQPDFYDREDGYPGLQAAYGMDFGTTADMDMSLKFQALFDGQVDAITMSTTDGQVTDERLVVLEDDRHFYPSYQCCNVVREDTLREHPELRDELLKLEGAIADADMAAMNSQVETQGREPKDVADAFLAERGLI, from the coding sequence ATGGAAGCCCTGTTCACCCTGCTGGTAGAGAAACGCGACTGGTTTTGGGACCTGCTCGTGCAGCACGTCGCCATATCGCTGGCGGCCGTGCTGATGGCCGCCGTCATAGGCCTCGCGCTCGGCATCGCCATCGTGCAGTGGCGCCGGGGCGCCAAACCGGTGCTCGCGCTGGTGAACTTCGTGTACACCATCCCCTCCATCGCGCTGTTCGGCTTTTTGATCCCGGTGACGGGCATCGGCGATATCACCGCCATCGTGGCGCTCACCGTTTACGCGCTCTTGCCCATGGTGCGCAACACCTACACGGGCCTTACCACCATCGAGCCGGCCGTCGTGGAGGCGGCGCGCGGCATGGGGTCGACCGACCGGCAGCTGCTCTACCGCGTGGAGCTGCCGCTGGCCGCGCCCGTCATCATGGGCGGCATCCGCAACATGGCCACCATGACCATCGCGCTGGCCGGCATCGCGTCGTTCATCGGCGCGGGCGGCCTGGGCGTGGCAATCTATCGCGGCATCACCACGAACAACCTGGCCATGACGCTGGCGGGAAGCGTGCTCATCGCCGTGCTGGCCATCGCGGTGGATCTGCTCCTGGGCCTGGCCGAGAAGCGCACGCGGAGGCATCTGGAGCCGTCGCGCGTCCGGCGGCGGAGGCGCGCGGCGGCTCCTGCGGCTGCGGGAGCGCCCGCGGCGGGAGCGACCGGGACGTTCACGCAGGCCGACGCCGACGCGCTGCTCGACGACGGCGAGGTGACGCACATGCCCGAGTTCCCCGACGCCGAAGGCCGCGAGGCCCGACGGCAGATCGCGAGCGCGCTCACGCCCCGGCGGCGCGGAGTGACCGTCGTCGCCCTGGTGGCGGCGCTCGCGCTGGTGGGAGCCGGGGCGTTCGCGTTCTCGCAACGCGACGCGGCGGGCGACGCGGCAGGCGGCAGCACCGTCACCATGGCCACCAAGCCCATGACCGAGCAGTACATCTTGAGCGAGATGCTGAAGACGCTCATCGAGCGCGACACGAACCTCACCGTGGACATCGTGCCGGGCATCGGCGGCGGCACGTACAACATCCACACCGGCATGGAGCGCAGCGACTTCGACATGTACCCCGAGTACACGGGCACGGCCTGGACCACGGTGCTCAAGCGCGACGAGCTCTACGACGAGTCGATGTTCGACGAGCTGGCGCAGGGTTACCACGACCAGTTTGGCTTCGAATGGGTGGGAAAGTACGGTTTCAACAACACGTTCGGCATCGCCGTGCGCAAGGACGTGGCCGAGCGCTACAACCTGCGCACCTACTCCGACCTGGCGAAGGTGGCGGGCGAGCTCACGTTCGGCGCGCAGCCCGACTTCTACGACCGCGAGGACGGCTACCCCGGACTGCAGGCCGCTTACGGCATGGACTTCGGCACCACCGCCGACATGGACATGAGCCTGAAGTTCCAGGCGCTGTTCGACGGGCAGGTGGACGCCATCACCATGTCCACCACCGACGGCCAGGTCACCGACGAGCGCCTCGTGGTGCTGGAGGACGACCGGCACTTCTACCCGTCGTACCAGTGCTGCAACGTGGTGCGCGAGGACACACTGCGGGAACATCCCGAGCTGCGCGACGAGCTGCTGAAGCTGGAGGGCGCCATCGCCGACGCCGACATGGCCGCCATGAACAGCCAGGTGGAGACGCAAGGGCGCGAGCCGAAGGACGTAGCCGACGCGTTTCTGGCCGAAAGGGGGCTGATCTAG
- a CDS encoding ABC transporter ATP-binding protein codes for MSKRFGDATAVDDVSLAVPEGAFVTVIGSSGCGKTTLLKTVNALVMPDSGRVLVHGRATADVDPIELRRSVGYVIQGSVLFPHLTVEQNIAFVPSLLNRDDRRRTEAAVDKWMRLIGLPPELRDRYPAELSGGQAQRVGIARALAASPDILLMDEPFSAVDAITRAGLRDELKRIHRQTGITVLFVTHDIDEALDLGDRVLAMEAGRAVQYAPPREVLERPATAFVERLVARKQSVYAR; via the coding sequence GTGTCCAAGCGGTTCGGGGACGCGACCGCCGTGGACGACGTGAGCCTGGCCGTGCCGGAGGGCGCGTTCGTCACGGTCATCGGCAGCTCCGGCTGCGGCAAGACGACGCTCCTCAAGACGGTGAACGCGCTGGTCATGCCCGACTCCGGCCGCGTGCTCGTGCATGGGCGCGCCACGGCCGACGTCGACCCCATCGAGCTGCGGCGCTCGGTGGGCTACGTCATCCAGGGCAGCGTGCTGTTCCCCCACCTCACCGTGGAGCAGAACATCGCCTTCGTCCCGAGCCTGCTCAACCGCGACGACCGCCGCCGCACCGAGGCAGCCGTGGACAAGTGGATGCGCCTCATCGGCCTGCCCCCGGAGCTGCGCGACCGCTACCCCGCCGAGCTTTCGGGCGGGCAGGCGCAGCGCGTCGGCATCGCCCGCGCGCTTGCCGCGAGCCCCGACATCCTGCTGATGGACGAGCCGTTCAGCGCCGTGGACGCCATCACGCGCGCCGGCCTGCGAGACGAGCTCAAGCGCATCCACCGGCAGACGGGCATCACCGTGCTGTTCGTGACGCACGACATCGACGAGGCGCTCGATCTGGGCGACAGGGTGCTGGCCATGGAAGCCGGCCGCGCCGTGCAGTACGCCCCGCCGCGCGAGGTGCTCGAGCGGCCCGCCACCGCGTTCGTGGAGCGCCTCGTCGCCCGCAAGCAGAGCGTGTACGCTCGCTAG
- a CDS encoding histidine kinase produces the protein MDNIGYINVVLETFGALFSLLVVVFVSVGEHEPDRSRASLVRLLVCNAAVLLCDACSWLLEGSADPVGRTLMELTTFGMFSLSYVRLALFTDYIAASIAARGQKPRAGTVRLMWAVCALAIASVAVSLLNGMFYRIDAQGMYVRGPLIGLSHWFGALFILINGWLLARYRKAFTVHELFVLGLCVILPAVALALQQAFYGISFLNMAATLVAILLYLGVQMEQERAIHQQTLELERCRARLAMSQIHPKFLFRALDAIHDLCAADPPAAKEALRELAVYLRANTDALSCTRPVPLSLELAHVRSYLALERRCLGDRLTVEYAVDTEDFAVPALSLQFLVERAVQRRCVGEASRGSVRISAQDEGRSWRASVRDVDALPLPGGDPIPPPAQTGDPNAFTLEGMRTWVALLQGGTLETGDVPGGTVCSIVVPKGGGR, from the coding sequence ATGGACAACATAGGCTATATCAACGTCGTCCTCGAAACCTTCGGAGCCCTCTTCTCGCTGCTGGTGGTCGTTTTCGTCTCGGTCGGCGAGCACGAGCCGGACAGATCGCGCGCGAGCCTCGTCCGACTGCTCGTCTGCAACGCGGCCGTGCTGCTGTGCGACGCCTGCTCCTGGCTGCTCGAGGGCAGCGCCGACCCCGTTGGGCGCACCCTCATGGAGCTGACCACGTTCGGCATGTTCTCCCTGTCGTACGTGAGGCTCGCCCTGTTCACCGATTACATCGCGGCGAGCATCGCCGCACGGGGGCAGAAGCCCCGGGCCGGCACCGTGCGCCTCATGTGGGCCGTCTGCGCGCTCGCCATCGCCTCGGTGGCGGTGTCGCTGCTCAACGGCATGTTCTACCGCATCGACGCCCAGGGCATGTACGTGCGCGGGCCCCTGATCGGCCTCTCGCACTGGTTCGGAGCGCTGTTCATCCTCATCAACGGCTGGCTGCTGGCGCGCTACCGCAAGGCCTTCACCGTGCACGAGCTGTTCGTGCTCGGCCTGTGCGTGATCCTGCCCGCCGTCGCCCTGGCCCTGCAGCAAGCTTTCTACGGCATCTCGTTCCTCAACATGGCGGCGACGCTCGTGGCCATCCTCCTGTACCTCGGCGTGCAGATGGAGCAGGAGCGCGCGATCCATCAGCAGACGCTTGAGCTGGAACGATGCCGCGCGCGCCTCGCCATGAGCCAGATCCATCCGAAGTTCCTGTTCCGCGCCCTCGACGCCATCCACGACCTGTGCGCGGCCGATCCGCCGGCGGCCAAGGAGGCGCTCCGGGAGCTGGCCGTCTACCTCCGGGCGAACACCGACGCGCTTTCCTGCACGCGCCCCGTGCCCCTTTCGCTCGAGCTCGCGCACGTGCGCTCCTACCTGGCCTTGGAACGTCGCTGCCTGGGCGATCGGCTGACCGTGGAGTACGCCGTCGACACGGAGGACTTCGCCGTGCCCGCGCTGTCGTTGCAGTTCCTCGTGGAACGGGCGGTGCAGCGCCGCTGCGTCGGCGAGGCCTCGCGCGGAAGCGTGCGCATCAGCGCTCAGGACGAGGGCCGCTCATGGCGGGCGAGCGTGCGCGACGTCGACGCCCTGCCCCTCCCCGGCGGCGATCCGATACCGCCCCCGGCGCAGACGGGCGATCCGAACGCCTTCACCCTGGAGGGCATGCGCACGTGGGTCGCCCTTCTGCAAGGAGGCACGCTCGAGACGGGCGATGTGCCCGGGGGAACCGTGTGCTCCATCGTCGTGCCCAAGGGAGGGGGCCGATGA
- a CDS encoding histidine kinase — MSAAASLIVAVEAFGGLLSFVLAACLLLVRGQDRHENRLIVCAFVLGGAAQLLDMTAWLVEGRPGPVVHAAMNATVFFTYACDFAFMGVLVQYLASYVGAHDPRVSARRITKICWSMVAAMIALLVLNQFFPVFYSFDELNVYRETVLWEAICQGALMLFPAYGLAVAARSRQLLNPFVATVLIAGPLVMMAVLIGQNVAGDLPLSYLAVTVCTVLLYLGVQQEQARTFATRQLAIEQHETNLLISQIRPHFLYNVITTIYGLVDVDPQVAQNTVREFSAFLRANMDALACDGPVPFAKELSHVRAFLALERRRFGDRIVVVEDLGPTDFAIPALTVQPLVENAVRHGLTGCDTTLTVRISTRERPDGYEVEVSDDGAGFDPARLTERDGRTHVGLESVRERVTRLAGGTLEVSSSPHRGATALVRLPKTLSGLEGEKREDRCENTCHG; from the coding sequence ATGAGCGCCGCCGCCTCCCTCATCGTCGCCGTCGAAGCGTTCGGCGGCCTTCTTTCTTTCGTGCTGGCCGCGTGCCTGCTGCTGGTTCGCGGCCAGGACCGCCATGAGAACCGGCTCATCGTGTGCGCGTTCGTGCTGGGCGGGGCGGCGCAGCTGCTCGACATGACCGCATGGCTCGTGGAGGGCCGGCCCGGCCCGGTCGTGCACGCCGCGATGAACGCCACAGTGTTTTTCACGTACGCATGCGACTTCGCCTTCATGGGCGTGCTCGTGCAGTACCTGGCCTCCTACGTGGGCGCGCACGATCCGCGCGTCTCGGCGCGGCGCATCACGAAGATCTGCTGGTCGATGGTTGCCGCGATGATCGCTTTGCTCGTGCTGAACCAGTTCTTCCCCGTGTTCTACTCCTTCGACGAGCTGAACGTGTACCGCGAGACGGTGCTGTGGGAGGCGATATGCCAGGGTGCCCTGATGCTGTTCCCCGCGTACGGGCTGGCGGTGGCCGCGCGGAGCCGGCAGCTGCTCAACCCCTTCGTGGCAACCGTGCTCATCGCGGGGCCCCTCGTGATGATGGCGGTGCTCATCGGCCAGAACGTGGCGGGCGACCTGCCGCTGTCCTACCTCGCCGTCACCGTGTGCACGGTGCTGCTGTACCTGGGCGTGCAGCAGGAGCAGGCGCGCACGTTCGCAACCCGGCAGCTGGCCATCGAGCAGCATGAGACGAATTTGCTGATAAGCCAGATCAGGCCTCATTTCCTGTACAACGTCATCACCACCATCTACGGCTTGGTTGACGTTGATCCGCAGGTGGCACAGAATACGGTGAGGGAGTTCTCCGCGTTCCTCCGGGCCAACATGGACGCGCTCGCCTGCGACGGCCCCGTGCCCTTCGCGAAGGAGCTCTCCCACGTGCGCGCGTTCCTGGCGCTCGAGCGGCGGCGGTTCGGCGATCGCATCGTGGTGGTGGAGGACCTCGGCCCGACGGATTTCGCCATCCCGGCGCTCACCGTGCAGCCGCTCGTGGAGAACGCGGTGCGCCACGGCCTGACCGGGTGCGATACGACGCTCACCGTGCGCATCTCCACGCGCGAGCGTCCGGACGGCTACGAGGTGGAAGTGAGCGACGACGGCGCCGGGTTCGATCCCGCGCGCCTGACGGAGAGGGACGGGCGCACGCACGTGGGCCTTGAGAGCGTTCGAGAGCGCGTGACACGATTGGCCGGAGGGACGCTCGAGGTGAGCAGCAGCCCGCACAGGGGCGCGACCGCGCTTGTGCGGCTGCCCAAAACGCTGTCCGGCCTCGAAGGAGAGAAGAGAGAGGATCGTTGTGAGAATACTTGCCATGGATGA
- a CDS encoding response regulator, whose protein sequence is MDDEPMALRALEQALRSAVPDAEIACCTTSNEAIALAERSPLDVAFLDIETDQLGGIELARRLKEIDARTGIVFATAYSQYAVEAFSLHASGYLLKPITAEAVAKELRHLGAPIAPVPRQALLCIKTFGNFEVLHNGRPLSFPRSKAKEMLAYLVHKRGTGCTVRELASVLFEDRAYTLSIQRQMQTIKSTLNSTLKSVGAQDVIVKNYNSLAIDVNAVDCDYYRFLEGDPAAVNAYAGEYLSNYSWAEFVVGYLDRRMH, encoded by the coding sequence ATGGATGACGAGCCGATGGCGCTACGCGCGCTTGAGCAGGCTCTGAGGAGCGCGGTTCCGGACGCGGAGATCGCGTGCTGCACCACCTCGAACGAGGCGATCGCGCTTGCCGAGCGCAGCCCCCTCGATGTCGCGTTCCTTGATATCGAGACCGACCAACTCGGCGGCATCGAGCTGGCGCGCCGCCTCAAGGAGATCGACGCGCGCACGGGCATCGTGTTCGCCACCGCCTACTCGCAGTACGCGGTGGAGGCCTTCTCGCTCCACGCGTCGGGCTACCTGCTCAAGCCCATCACCGCCGAGGCCGTGGCGAAGGAGCTGCGCCACCTGGGCGCGCCGATCGCCCCGGTACCGCGACAGGCGCTTCTGTGCATCAAGACGTTCGGCAACTTCGAGGTGCTGCACAACGGCCGGCCCCTGTCGTTCCCGCGCAGCAAGGCGAAGGAGATGCTCGCGTACCTCGTGCACAAGCGCGGAACCGGCTGCACCGTGAGGGAGCTGGCCTCCGTGCTCTTCGAGGATCGCGCGTACACGCTCTCCATCCAGCGGCAGATGCAGACCATCAAGTCGACCCTGAACAGCACGCTGAAGAGCGTCGGCGCGCAGGATGTGATCGTGAAGAACTACAACAGCCTGGCGATCGACGTGAACGCGGTCGATTGCGACTACTACCGTTTCCTCGAGGGCGACCCGGCCGCCGTCAACGCCTACGCCGGCGAGTACCTCTCGAACTACAGCTGGGCCGAGTTCGTCGTAGGCTACCTAGACCGCCGCATGCACTGA